Part of the Nocardioides perillae genome is shown below.
ATGCAAAATCGGGGGTCAGCGGCGGCTCCGCAGCGGCGCCGCCGGGCGGTAGTCGGACACCGTCGGGTCCCCCGCGACCCAGAAGCGCCAGGGCCGGTCGGCGGCCGCGCGGAGGCCCACCCGGGGCCCGGTCGCGACCCGCGTGGGCGGCACCGGCGCGCCCTGCTCGAGGTGCGGACCGGGTCCTCCGGTCAGGAGGTCGGCGCCGTACTCCCCCGGCCCGATGCCGAGCGCGACGCACAGCCGCGCCGGCCCGCGGGCCAGGTCGCGGTCGGGCACCGCGCCGCGGCGCTCGCGCGCGAGCTCGAGGCCCTCGACGACCTCCCCGGCGCGCAGCAGGAGCGCGGACGCCTCGCCGTCGGGACCGGTCACGACGTTGGCGCAGTGGTGCATGCCGTAGACGAGGTAGACGTAGAGCCGACCCGCCCGCCCGAACATCACCTGGTTGCGCGGGGTCGGGCCGCGGAACGCGTGCGAGCCAGGATCGGCCGGACCGGCGTACGCCTCGACCTCGGTCAGGCGGACCGCCACCTCGCCGTGGCGCAGGACGCAGCCGAGCAGGCGCGGGGCAGCGTCGAGCACCGGTCCTGCCAGCACCTCGTCGAGCCGGTCGCCCGCACCCACGCCCGCGGCCTCAGCGCAGCCGCTCGCGCAGCGCGCCGCTGCGCTCGCCCAGCTCGTCGAGCTGCTCACGGACCCGGGCCGGCGCCGTGCCGCCGCGCCCGTCGCGCGAGGCGACCGAGCCCTCGACGGTCAAGACGTCGCGCACCGCGGGGGTGAGCGCCGGCGAGATCGCGGCCAGCTGCTCGTCGGTGAGCTCGTGCAGCTCGACGCCGAGCTCCTCGCACCGGCGCACGCACGCACCCGCCACCTCGTGGGCCACGCGGAAGGGCACGTCCTCGCGCACCAGCCACTCGGCGACGTCGGTCGCGAGCGAGAAGCCCTGCGGCGCCAGCGACGCGAGGCGCTCGCGGTCGAACTCGAGGGTGGCGACCATCCCGGTGAAGGCCGGCAGCAGCACCTCGAGCGTGTCGACCGAGTCGAAGACCGGCTCTTTGTCCTCCTGCAGGTCGCGGTTGTAGGCGAGCGGCAGTGCCTTGAGGGTGGTCAGCAGGCCGGCGAGGTTGCCGACGAGGCGGCCCGCCTTGCCGCGCGCGAGCTCGGCGACGTCGGGGTTCTTCTTCTGCGGCATGATGCTCGAGCCCGTCGACCAGGCGTCGTGCAGCACGACGAAGCCGAACTCCTTCGTGGCCCAGAGGACCACCTCCTCCGCCAGCCGGCTCACGTCCACCCCGACCTGGGCCGCGACGTAGGCGAACTCCGCCACGAAGTCGCGCGCCGCGGTGCCGTCGATCGAGTTCGCGCTCGAGCCCGTGAAGCCGAGCTCGTCCGCCACCGCCGTCGGGTCGAGGCCGAGGGACTGGCCCGCGAGCGCCCCCGAGCCGTACGGCGAGTCCCCGGCGACGCGGGCGTCCCAGTCGAGCAGCCGGTCGACGTCGCGCAGCAGCGGCCAGGCGTGCGCCGCGAGGTGGTGGGCGAGCAGCACGGGCTGCGCGTGCTGCAGGTGTGTGCGCCCCGGCATCACGGTCGGCCGGTCGCCGAGGTGCTCGCGCGCCTGGACCGCCAAGGTGTCGACGAGGTCGAGCACCAGCGCGGCCACCGCGCGGGCGTGGTCGCGCAGGTAGACCTTGAGCAGCGTCGCGATCTGGTCGTTGCGGGAGCGACCGGCGCGCAGCCGGCCACCCACCTCGGGGCCGACCTCCTCGAGCAGCAGGCGCTCGAGCGCGCCGTGGACGTCCTCGTCGTCCGGGTCGGGCTGCAGCTCCCCGGCCGCGTAGCGCTGGGCGAGCACGTCGAGGCCGCGCAGCAGCTCGGCGTGGTCGTCGTCGGCGAGCAGCCCGGCGCGGTGCAGGGCCCCGGCGTGGGCCCGCGAGCCGGCCAGGTCGTAGGGCGTGAGCCGCCAGTCGAAGTGCGTCGAGCGCGAGAGCGCCTCCAGCGCGGGCGCCGGGCCGCCGGCGAAGCGGCCGCCCCACAGCTTGCCGGCCCCGGTCGTGCCCGCCTCGTGCCCCTGCCCCGCCATCAGTCGGTGCCGATCTCGAGCGCGACGTGGTCGAGCGCCTCGTCGCCGGCGTCGTGGGCGGCCGGGTTGTCGGTGATGCGGTCGGCGCCACCGGCCGGCAGCGCCCCGAAGAGGGTGCCGTGCTCCACGAGCACCTGCCCCTGCTCGATCGGCTGCGCGGCGTAGTGCTCCAGCTTGTCGCGGGAGTCGGCGATGTCGAGGTTGCGCATCGTCAGCTGCCCGATGCGGTCGGTGGGGCCGAAGGCGGCGTTGTCGGTGCGCTCCATCGACAGCTTGTCGGGGTGGTAGGAGAACGACGGGCCCGCGGTGCGCAGCACGGTGTAGTCCTCGCCCCGGCGCAGCCGCAGCGTCACCTCACCGGTCACCAGCGAGGCGACCCAGCGCTGGATCGACTCGCGGATCATCAGGGCCTGGGGGTCGAGCCACCGGCCCTCGTAGAGCATGCGGCCCAGGCGTCGCCCCTGGTCGTAGTAGTTGTCGAGCGTGTCCTCGTTGTGCACCGCGTTGAGCAGCCGCTCGTAGGCGATCCACAGCAGCGCCATGCCGGGCGCCTCGTAGATCCCGCGCGACTTGGCCTCGATGATGCGGTTCTCGATCTGGTCGCTCATGCCGAGGCCGTGGCGACCGCCCACCGCGTTGGCCTCGTGCACGAGCGCCACCGGGTCGTCGAAGCGCCGACCGTCGATCGCCACCGGGCGGCCCTGCTCGAAGGCCACCGTGACGTCCTCGGTGGGGATCTCGACGGTGGGGTCCCAGAACTTCACGCCCATGATCGGCTCGACGGTCTCCAGCGAGACGTCGAGGTGCTCCAGCGTCTTGGCTTCGTGCGTGGCGCCCCAGATGTTGGCGTCGGTGGAGTAGGCCTTCTCCTGGCTGTCGCGGTAGGGCAGGCCGCGCTCGGTGAGCCACGCGCTCATCTCGGTGCGCCCGCCCAGCTCGTGCACGAACTCGGCGTCGAGCCACGGCTTGTAGATGCGCAGGTCGGGGTTGGCCAGCAGGCCGTAGCGGTAGAAGCGCTCGATGTCGTTGCCCTTGAACGTCGAGCCGTCGCCCCAGATGTCGACGCCGTCCTCGTGCATCGCGCGCACCAGCAGCGTGCCGGTGACGGCACGACCCAGCGGCGTGGTGTTGAAGTAGGCCCGGCCGCCCGAGCGGATGTGGAAGGCGCCGCAGGCGAGCGCGGCCAGCCCCTCCTCCACCAGCGGCAGCTTGCAGTCGACGTGCCGCGCGATCTCCGCGCCGTACTCCACCGCGCGGCCGGGGACGCCGGCGATGTCGGGCTCGTCGTACTGCCCGATGTCGGCGGTGTAGGTGCACGGCACCGCGCCCTTCTCGCGCATCCAGGCCACGGCCACGGAGGTGTCGAGGCCGCCGGAGAAGGCGATGCCGACGCGCTGGCCGGCGGGCAGGGAGGTGAGGACCTTGCTCACGGGGGAACCACTCCTGGAGTACGTCGGGGGGACCGGGCTCAGCTGAGGCCGGCCGGGTGCTTCGGGTCGTTGGCGAGGGCGAGGATGCGGCGCGCGAGCGCCTCGCCGTCGGGGTCGCGGCCGATCACCAGCACGGTGTCGTCGCCGCCGATGGTGCCGAGGATGCCGCCGAGCTCGGCGCGGTCGAAGGCGCTCGCGAGGAACTGCGCGGCGCCCGGCGGCGTGCGCAGCACCACGAGGTTGCCGGTGGCCTCCGCGCTCACGAGGAGCTCGGCGCACAGCCGTGCGAGGCGGCCGCTCGCGGCGGCCCCCTCCTTGACCGCCGCGGGCCGGCGGTCGCCGCCCTCGGCGGGCACGGCGTAGACCAGCGCCCCGGAGCGCGCCCGCACCTTGACCGCGTCGAGCTCGACGAGGTCGCGGCTGAGCGTCGCCTGGGTGACGTGCACCCCGCGCGCGGCCAGCAGCTCGGCGAGCTCGGACTGCGAGCGCACGTCGTGGTGCTCGAGCAGCTCGATGATCCGGCGCTGCCGGGCGTTCTTGGTCAGAGGGCTGAGGGCGGACTCGCTCACGCGGCACCCTCCTCGGCGGCCAGGCCGGAGCGGCGCAGCACGAAGTCGAGCACCGCCTTCTGCACGTGGCGGCGGTTCTCGGCCTCGTCCCACACGACGCTGCGCGGCCCGTCGAGCACCTCGGCGCTGATCTCCTTGCCGCGGTAGGCCGGCAGGCAGTGCATCGCGACCGCGTCCGGCGCGGCGCGCTCGAGGAGCGCGGCGGTGAGGGAGTACGGCGCGAGGTCGGCGAGGCGCGCCTCGGCCTGCTCCTCGCGTCCCATCGAGACCCAGGTGTCGGTGACGACGACCTGGGCGCCGTCGACGGCCTTCTCCGGGTCGGGCTCGAGGGTGACCGTGCCGCCGGTGGCGCTGCCGATCTCGCGCGCCCGTGCGACGACCGCCGCGTCGGGCTGGTAGCCCGCGGGCGCCGAGGCCCGCACGTGCATGCCGGCCACCGCGCCGGCCAGGGCCCACGAGTTGCCCATGTTGCAGGCCGCGTCGCCGAGGAAGGTGACGGTCGTGCCGGCCAGCGGGCCCACGTGCTCCTGCACGGTGAGGAGGTCGGCGAGCAGCTGGCAGGGGTGGAAGTCGTCGGTGAGGGCGTTGAGCACCGGCACGCCGGCGTGGGCCGCCATCTCCTCGAGGTCGGCCTGGTGACCGGTGCGCCACACGATCGCGGACGCCTGGCGCCCGAGCACCCGGGCGGTGTCGGCGACCGACTCGCGCTGGCCGATCCCGGCGAGCACGCCGTCGACGGTGAGCGGGAACCCCCCGAGCTCGGCCACCCCCGCGGCGAAGGACGACTGGGTGCGCAGTGTCGCGCGGTCGAAGACCAGGGCCACCGTGCGAGGGCCAGCCAGCGGGCGGCGCGACCAGGGTGCGGCCTTGAGCGCGGCCGCGAGCGCCAGCACCTCCGCCTGCTCGGCAGGGGTCAGGTCGTCGTCGCGCAGCAGGTGGCGCACGCCCTCCGCCCCGCTGCTCACGTCGTCACCCAGGCGGCGTCGAGGATGCCCGGCCAGGCCGCGAGGAAAGCCTCGGCGTCGTCGGTCGACAGCACCAGCGGCGGGGCCAGGCGGATGCGGTCGGGGCCGGTGGCGTTGACGATCCAGCCCGCGTCCTGGGCCGCGGCGACGACCTCGGCCGCACGGGGCACGGCGAGGTCGAGCCCGATGAGCACGCCGACGCCGCGGACCTCGGTGACGCGGGGGTCCGCTGCCAGGCCCGACCGCAGCCGCTCGCCGAGCGCGACCGCGTGGGCCATCAGGCCGTCGCGCTCGACGGTGTCGATCACGGCGAGCGCGGCGGCGCAGGCGACGGGGTTGCCCCCGAAGGTGGTGCCGTGGTTGCCCGGCTCGAGCAGGTGGGCGGCCTCGCCGAGCGCGACGCAGGCCCCGATCGGGATCCCGCCGGCCAGGCCCTTGGCGAGGGTGACCACGTCGGGCACCACCCCCGACGCGGTGTGGGCGAACCACGCGCCCGTGCGCCCCACGCCGGTCTGCACCTCGTCGACCCACAGCAGGGCACCGTGGCGCCGGGTGACCTCGCGGCAGGCGCGCAGGAAGGCGTGGCCCGGGTCGACGACGCCGGCCTCGCCCTGCAGCGGCTCGAGGAGCACGGCCGCGGTCGCGTCGGTCACGGCCGCGGCGAGCGCCTCGGCGTCGCCGTAGGGCACGAAGGTCACGCCGCCCGGCAAGGGCTCGAAGGGGGCGCGGTAGGCCTCCTTCGAGGTCAGCGCGAGGCTCCCCATCGTGCGGCCGTGGAAGGCGCCCTCCATCGCCACGACGTGGGTGCGCCCGGTGCGCCGCGTCAGCTTGAAGGCGGCCTCGTTGGCCTCCGCGCCGGAGTTGGCGAAGAACACCCGGCCGTCCGCGGGGCCGCCGTCGCCGCCCAGCAGGGCGAGCAGCCGCTCGGCGAGCTCGACCTGAGGACGGGTGGCGAAGAAGTTCGAGGTGTGCCCGAGCGTGCGCAGCTGGTGGGTCACGGCCTCGACGAGGGCGGGGTGAGCGTGACCGAGGGTGTTGACGGCGATGCCGCCGAGCAGGTCGACGTACTCCTTGCCGTCGGCGTCCCACACGTGCGCGCCCTCGCCGCGCTCGAGGACGAGCTTGGGCGGGCCGAAGGTGTTCATCACCGCGCCGGTGTAGCGCTGCGTCCACTCCCCCGTGGCCCCCGTCGGGCTGCCGGGCGCGCTCACGCCTCCGCCCCCGGCTGTGCCTTGCGGGCCGCGCGCTCGGCCGCCTCCTCCTCGGCGGCGGCGTAGGAGCGCCGCAGCTTGGTCTCCACGCCCGGCAGCACCTGGGTGCCCACGCCGGCGTCGGTGAAGATCTCGAGCAGCACGGCGTGCGGCTCGCGGCCGTCGACGACGGTCGCCTTCGGCACGCCGCCGCGCACGGCCTCGAGGCAGGCACCCATCTTGGGCACCATGCCGCTGGCCAGCGTCGGCAGCAGCTCGGCGAGCGACTCGGGGCTGATCTCCTGGATGACGTCGTCGCTCTCGGGCCAGTCGCGGAAGAGGCCCTCCACGTCGGTGAGCACCAGCAGCTTGGCCGCGCCGAGTGCGACCGCCAGGGCGGCCGCGGCGGTGTCGGCGTTGACGTTGTGCACCTGCCCGACGACGTCGGGGGCGACGCTGGAGATGACCGGGATCCGACCGGCCTCGATGAGGTCGAGGACCGCCTCGGGCCGCACCCGCGCGACCTCGCCGACCAGGCCGAGGTCGACCTCCTCGCCGTCGACGACGGTGCTGGCGGGCTCGGCGGTGAACAGCCCGGCGTCCTCGCCCGAGAGCCCCACGGCGATGTGGCCGTGGGCGTTGATGAGGCCCACCAGCTCGCGCTGGACCTGTCCGACGAGCACCATCCGCACGACGTCCATCGCCTCGGGGGTGGTGACGCGCAGGCCGCCGCGGAACTCCGACTCGATGCCGAGCCGGTCGAGCATCGCGGAGATCTGCGGGCCGCCGCCGTGCACGACGACGGGCTTGAAGCCGGCGTAGCGCAGGAAGGCGATGTCCTCGGCGAAGGCCTGCTTGAGGCCCTCGTCGGTCATGGCGTTGCCGCCGTACTTCACGACGATCGTCTGGCCGTGGTACTCCATCAGCCACGGCAGCGCCTCGGCCAGGGTGGCGGCCTTGGCGGGGTCGGGGCGGTTCTTCGGGGTCACGCGGATCACGTCCTGGGCGGGGTCGGTCGGGTCGGTCACGAGGAGTACGCGCTGTTCTCGTGCACGTAGGCGTGGGTCAGGTCGTTGGTCCACACCGTCGCGCGCGCGTCGCCGGACTTCAGGTCGACGGTCACCTCGACCTCGCGACCCGTCAGGTCGACCGTCGCGGGGTCGGCGTGGGGCGTCGAGGCCCGGCAGACCCACACCCCGTTCATCGCGACGTCGAGGTCGGCGGGGTCGAACTGCGCGGTGGTGGTGCCGACGCTCGCGAGCACGCGGCCCCAGTTGGGGTCGTTGCCGAAGACGGCGGCCTTGAAGAGGTTGCTGCGCGCGATGCTGCGCCCCACCTCGACGGCGTCGTCCTCGCTGGCCGCGCCGAGGACGGTGATCGCGATCTCGTGGTCGGCGCCCTCCGCGTCCTTCAGCAGCTGCATGGCGAGGTCGGTGCAGGCCTGGGTCAGCGCCTGCGTGAAGTCGTCGAGGGTGGGGGTGATCCCGCTGGCGCCGCTGGCCAGGAGCGTGACGGTGTCGTTGGTCGACATGCACCCGTCGGAGTCGAGCCGGTCGAAGCTCACCCGGGTGGCGGCGCGCAGCGCCGCGTCGAGGTCCGCGGCGGGCACGACCGCGTCGGTGGTGAGCACCACCAGCATGGTGGCCAGCTGCGGAGCCAGCATGCCGGCGCCCTTCGCCATGCCGCCGATGCGCCACCCGGCGCCCTCGACGACGACCTGCTTGCTCACGGAGTCGGTGGTCATGATCGCCTCGGCAGCGGCCGCACCACCGTCGGCGGAGAGCGCAGCGTGGGCCGCGTCGACGCCGTCGAGCAGGTGCTCGCGGGGGTTGGCGAGGCCGATGAGGCCGGTGCTGCAGACCACGACGTCGCCCGCCCCGATGCCGAGGCGCTCGGCGACGCGCTCGGCGACCGCGTGGGTGGTCTGGAAGCCCTCGGGCCCGGTGTAGCAGTTGGCGCCGCCGGAGTTGAGGACGACGGCGCGCACGACACCGTCCTTCACCACCTCCTGGCTCCAGAGCACCGGGTTGGCCTTGCACCGGTTGGCGGTGAAGACCGTGGCGCTGTCGTGGGTGGGGCCCTCGTTGACGACGAGGGCGAGGTCCTTCGCGCCGGTGGACTTGAGGCCGGCGGGGACGCCGGCGGCGACGAAGCCGGCGGGGGCGGTGACGCTCATCGGGGGGACTTCCTCTGCGGGGTGGCGGCCTGCTGCTGGGCGGACCGGGTGGCGGGGACGGCGGGGGCGACGGTGTGCCCCTGTCGTCGCCAGGCCTCCTCGGCCCGGTCGGCCTCCTCTGTCGGGACGAGCACCCAGTCGGTGTCGTAGGTCGGGACGGTCCGCACGCCCAGCCCCTCCTCCACCAGCGGCGCGAGCAGGGTCAGCAGGCGGGCCGCGCCGTCGTGACCGGCCTCCGCGGCGTGCGTGCCCTCGGCCACCACCAGCGAGAAGGCGGTGAACGGGCGCACGTGGCGCGTCTTGGTCGGCACGCTGCGCGCGGCGCACACCAGCGCCGTCTCGGCCGCCGTGGCGGTGACGGAGAAGATCGACGACGACTCCACCCAGGAGGGCACCTCGGAGCCGGCGGCGAGGCGCACGAGCGCCAGGGTCTCGGGGAAGCGCGCGAGCGTCAGCGGCGCGCTCACGGGGCCAGCCCCACGGTCGTGAGACCGGCGGTCTCGTCGAGCCCGAGCGCGAGGTTGAGGCACTGCACGGCCGCGCCGCCGGTGCCCTTGGCGAGGTTGTCGACGACACCGACGGCGACCAGCCGGCCGGCGTCCTCGTCGACGGTGACCTGCACGTGCACGGCGTTCGACCCGAGCACCGCCTGCGTCTGGGGCCACTGGCCCTCCGGCAGCACGTGGACGAACGGCTCGTCGGCGTACGCCGTCAGGTAGGCCTCGCGCGCCTGCGCGGCGTCGACGCCGGGGCGCAGCGGCGCCGAGCAGGTGGCGAGGATGCCCCGTGACATCGGCACCAGCAGCGGCGTGAAGCTCACCCGCGGGGTGTCGCCGCCGAGGCCGGCGAGGTTCTGGGTGATCTCGGGCGTGTGGCGGTGCACGCCACCGACGCCGTAGGCGCTCGCGTTGCCCATGACCTCGGAGCCGAGGAGGTGGGGCTTGGCGGCCTTGCCGGCACCGCTGGTGCCGCTGGCGGCGACGACCACCAGGTCGGGCTCCACCAGGCCGGCGGCCACGGCCGGGGCGAGCGTCAGGGTGCTGACCGTCGGGTAGCACCCCGGCACCGCGACGCGCCGGGCGCCGCGCAGCCGCTCGCGCTGCCCCGGCAGCTCGGGCAGGCCGTAGGGCCACGACCCGGCGTGGTCGCCGCCGTAGAAGCGCTCCCAGGCCGCGGCGTCGGTGAGGCGGAAGTCGGCCCCGCAGTCGATCACCACCGTCTCGTCGCCGAGCTGCTCGGCGAGCGCCGCCGACTGCCCGTGCGGCAGGCCCAGCACGACCACGTCGTGGCCCGCGAGGACCTCGGCGTCGGTGGGCTCCAGGACGCGGTCGGCCAGGGGCACGAGGTGGGGCTGCAGCGCGCCGAGCGGCTGGCCGGCGTTGCTGCCGCCGGTCAGCGCGCCGACCTCGACGTCGGGGTGGCCGAGGAGGAGGCGCAGGACCTCGCCCCCGGCGTACCCGCTCGCACCGGCGACCGCCACGCGGATCTGGGGAGACATGTGCATGACCA
Proteins encoded:
- a CDS encoding arginine repressor — encoded protein: MSESALSPLTKNARQRRIIELLEHHDVRSQSELAELLAARGVHVTQATLSRDLVELDAVKVRARSGALVYAVPAEGGDRRPAAVKEGAAASGRLARLCAELLVSAEATGNLVVLRTPPGAAQFLASAFDRAELGGILGTIGGDDTVLVIGRDPDGEALARRILALANDPKHPAGLS
- a CDS encoding acetylornithine transaminase, which produces MSAPGSPTGATGEWTQRYTGAVMNTFGPPKLVLERGEGAHVWDADGKEYVDLLGGIAVNTLGHAHPALVEAVTHQLRTLGHTSNFFATRPQVELAERLLALLGGDGGPADGRVFFANSGAEANEAAFKLTRRTGRTHVVAMEGAFHGRTMGSLALTSKEAYRAPFEPLPGGVTFVPYGDAEALAAAVTDATAAVLLEPLQGEAGVVDPGHAFLRACREVTRRHGALLWVDEVQTGVGRTGAWFAHTASGVVPDVVTLAKGLAGGIPIGACVALGEAAHLLEPGNHGTTFGGNPVACAAALAVIDTVERDGLMAHAVALGERLRSGLAADPRVTEVRGVGVLIGLDLAVPRAAEVVAAAQDAGWIVNATGPDRIRLAPPLVLSTDDAEAFLAAWPGILDAAWVTT
- the argH gene encoding argininosuccinate lyase, with the protein product MAGQGHEAGTTGAGKLWGGRFAGGPAPALEALSRSTHFDWRLTPYDLAGSRAHAGALHRAGLLADDDHAELLRGLDVLAQRYAAGELQPDPDDEDVHGALERLLLEEVGPEVGGRLRAGRSRNDQIATLLKVYLRDHARAVAALVLDLVDTLAVQAREHLGDRPTVMPGRTHLQHAQPVLLAHHLAAHAWPLLRDVDRLLDWDARVAGDSPYGSGALAGQSLGLDPTAVADELGFTGSSANSIDGTAARDFVAEFAYVAAQVGVDVSRLAEEVVLWATKEFGFVVLHDAWSTGSSIMPQKKNPDVAELARGKAGRLVGNLAGLLTTLKALPLAYNRDLQEDKEPVFDSVDTLEVLLPAFTGMVATLEFDRERLASLAPQGFSLATDVAEWLVREDVPFRVAHEVAGACVRRCEELGVELHELTDEQLAAISPALTPAVRDVLTVEGSVASRDGRGGTAPARVREQLDELGERSGALRERLR
- the argG gene encoding argininosuccinate synthase → MSKVLTSLPAGQRVGIAFSGGLDTSVAVAWMREKGAVPCTYTADIGQYDEPDIAGVPGRAVEYGAEIARHVDCKLPLVEEGLAALACGAFHIRSGGRAYFNTTPLGRAVTGTLLVRAMHEDGVDIWGDGSTFKGNDIERFYRYGLLANPDLRIYKPWLDAEFVHELGGRTEMSAWLTERGLPYRDSQEKAYSTDANIWGATHEAKTLEHLDVSLETVEPIMGVKFWDPTVEIPTEDVTVAFEQGRPVAIDGRRFDDPVALVHEANAVGGRHGLGMSDQIENRIIEAKSRGIYEAPGMALLWIAYERLLNAVHNEDTLDNYYDQGRRLGRMLYEGRWLDPQALMIRESIQRWVASLVTGEVTLRLRRGEDYTVLRTAGPSFSYHPDKLSMERTDNAAFGPTDRIGQLTMRNLDIADSRDKLEHYAAQPIEQGQVLVEHGTLFGALPAGGADRITDNPAAHDAGDEALDHVALEIGTD
- the argB gene encoding acetylglutamate kinase; amino-acid sequence: MEYHGQTIVVKYGGNAMTDEGLKQAFAEDIAFLRYAGFKPVVVHGGGPQISAMLDRLGIESEFRGGLRVTTPEAMDVVRMVLVGQVQRELVGLINAHGHIAVGLSGEDAGLFTAEPASTVVDGEEVDLGLVGEVARVRPEAVLDLIEAGRIPVISSVAPDVVGQVHNVNADTAAAALAVALGAAKLLVLTDVEGLFRDWPESDDVIQEISPESLAELLPTLASGMVPKMGACLEAVRGGVPKATVVDGREPHAVLLEIFTDAGVGTQVLPGVETKLRRSYAAAEEEAAERAARKAQPGAEA
- the argJ gene encoding bifunctional glutamate N-acetyltransferase/amino-acid acetyltransferase ArgJ, whose translation is MSVTAPAGFVAAGVPAGLKSTGAKDLALVVNEGPTHDSATVFTANRCKANPVLWSQEVVKDGVVRAVVLNSGGANCYTGPEGFQTTHAVAERVAERLGIGAGDVVVCSTGLIGLANPREHLLDGVDAAHAALSADGGAAAAEAIMTTDSVSKQVVVEGAGWRIGGMAKGAGMLAPQLATMLVVLTTDAVVPAADLDAALRAATRVSFDRLDSDGCMSTNDTVTLLASGASGITPTLDDFTQALTQACTDLAMQLLKDAEGADHEIAITVLGAASEDDAVEVGRSIARSNLFKAAVFGNDPNWGRVLASVGTTTAQFDPADLDVAMNGVWVCRASTPHADPATVDLTGREVEVTVDLKSGDARATVWTNDLTHAYVHENSAYSS
- the argF gene encoding ornithine carbamoyltransferase → MSSGAEGVRHLLRDDDLTPAEQAEVLALAAALKAAPWSRRPLAGPRTVALVFDRATLRTQSSFAAGVAELGGFPLTVDGVLAGIGQRESVADTARVLGRQASAIVWRTGHQADLEEMAAHAGVPVLNALTDDFHPCQLLADLLTVQEHVGPLAGTTVTFLGDAACNMGNSWALAGAVAGMHVRASAPAGYQPDAAVVARAREIGSATGGTVTLEPDPEKAVDGAQVVVTDTWVSMGREEQAEARLADLAPYSLTAALLERAAPDAVAMHCLPAYRGKEISAEVLDGPRSVVWDEAENRRHVQKAVLDFVLRRSGLAAEEGAA
- the argC gene encoding N-acetyl-gamma-glutamyl-phosphate reductase; this translates as MHMSPQIRVAVAGASGYAGGEVLRLLLGHPDVEVGALTGGSNAGQPLGALQPHLVPLADRVLEPTDAEVLAGHDVVVLGLPHGQSAALAEQLGDETVVIDCGADFRLTDAAAWERFYGGDHAGSWPYGLPELPGQRERLRGARRVAVPGCYPTVSTLTLAPAVAAGLVEPDLVVVAASGTSGAGKAAKPHLLGSEVMGNASAYGVGGVHRHTPEITQNLAGLGGDTPRVSFTPLLVPMSRGILATCSAPLRPGVDAAQAREAYLTAYADEPFVHVLPEGQWPQTQAVLGSNAVHVQVTVDEDAGRLVAVGVVDNLAKGTGGAAVQCLNLALGLDETAGLTTVGLAP
- a CDS encoding DNA-3-methyladenine glycosylase; protein product: MGAGDRLDEVLAGPVLDAAPRLLGCVLRHGEVAVRLTEVEAYAGPADPGSHAFRGPTPRNQVMFGRAGRLYVYLVYGMHHCANVVTGPDGEASALLLRAGEVVEGLELARERRGAVPDRDLARGPARLCVALGIGPGEYGADLLTGGPGPHLEQGAPVPPTRVATGPRVGLRAAADRPWRFWVAGDPTVSDYRPAAPLRSRR
- a CDS encoding ACT domain-containing protein; amino-acid sequence: MSAPLTLARFPETLALVRLAAGSEVPSWVESSSIFSVTATAAETALVCAARSVPTKTRHVRPFTAFSLVVAEGTHAAEAGHDGAARLLTLLAPLVEEGLGVRTVPTYDTDWVLVPTEEADRAEEAWRRQGHTVAPAVPATRSAQQQAATPQRKSPR